A region of Mycolicibacterium brumae DNA encodes the following proteins:
- a CDS encoding RelA/SpoT family protein, which translates to MAEEQALDATPRAATPQVEASPPTQPMEAVKTATSASRRVRARLARRMTAQRSHFNPVLEPLVAVHRSIYPKADVALLQRAYAIAEERHATQMRKSGDPYITHPLAVANILAELGMDTTTLVAALLHDTVEDTGYSLEQLVADFGEEVGHLVDGVTKLDKVVLGSAAEGETIRKMIIAMARDPRVLVIKVADRLHNMRTMRFLPPEKQARKARETLEVIAPLAHRLGMATVKWELEDLSFAILHPKRYDEIVRLVADRAPSRDTYLAKVRAEIIATLEASKISAVVEGRPKHYWSIYQKMIVKGRDFDDIHDLVGVRILCDEIRDCYAAVGVVHALWQPMAGRFKDYIAQPRFGVYQSLHTTVIGPEGKPLEVQIRTRDMHRTAEYGIAAHWRYKEAKGRNGVPHPHGAAEIDDMAWMRQLLDWQREAADPGEFLESLRYDLAVAEIFVFTPKGDVMTLPAGSTPVDFAYAVHTEVGHRCIGARVNGRLVALERKLENGEVVEVFTSKAPNAGPSRDWQGFVVSPRAKAKIRQWFAKERREEALESGKDAIMREVRRGGLPLQRLMSADSMGLLARELRYTDVSALYTAVGEGHISAHHVVQRLIAQLGGADDAEDEIAERATPSNITVRQRRNDDTGIAVPGAPGTLTKLAKCCTPVPGDAIMGFVTRGGGVSVHRTDCTNASSLQQQSERIIDVQWAPGPTSVFLVAIQVEALDRHRLLSDVTRVLADEKVNILSASVTTSDDRVAISRFTFEMGDPKHLGHVLNVVRNVEGVYDVYRVTSAA; encoded by the coding sequence ATGGCCGAGGAACAGGCGCTCGACGCCACGCCGCGCGCGGCGACACCGCAGGTGGAAGCCAGTCCGCCGACCCAGCCGATGGAGGCGGTCAAGACCGCCACCAGCGCGTCGCGGCGGGTGCGGGCCCGGCTGGCGCGGCGGATGACCGCCCAGCGCAGCCACTTCAACCCGGTGCTGGAACCGCTGGTCGCGGTGCACCGCTCGATCTACCCCAAGGCCGACGTGGCGCTGCTGCAGCGCGCCTACGCCATCGCCGAGGAGCGCCACGCCACCCAGATGCGCAAATCGGGCGATCCCTACATCACCCACCCGCTGGCGGTGGCCAACATCCTGGCCGAGCTGGGCATGGACACCACCACGCTGGTCGCCGCGCTGCTGCACGACACCGTCGAGGACACCGGCTACTCGCTGGAGCAGCTGGTCGCCGACTTCGGTGAGGAGGTCGGCCACCTGGTCGACGGGGTCACCAAGCTGGACAAGGTGGTGCTGGGCAGCGCCGCCGAGGGCGAGACCATCCGCAAGATGATCATCGCGATGGCGCGCGACCCGCGGGTGCTGGTGATCAAGGTCGCCGACCGGCTGCACAATATGCGCACCATGCGGTTCCTGCCGCCGGAGAAGCAGGCCCGCAAGGCCCGCGAGACCCTGGAGGTCATCGCCCCACTGGCGCACCGCCTCGGTATGGCGACGGTCAAGTGGGAACTCGAAGACCTGTCCTTCGCGATCCTGCACCCCAAGCGTTACGACGAGATCGTCCGGCTGGTGGCCGACCGGGCGCCGTCCCGGGACACCTATCTGGCCAAGGTGCGCGCCGAGATCATCGCCACCCTGGAGGCCTCCAAGATCAGCGCGGTGGTGGAGGGCCGGCCCAAGCACTACTGGTCGATCTATCAGAAGATGATCGTCAAGGGCCGCGACTTCGATGACATCCACGACCTGGTCGGGGTGCGGATCCTGTGCGACGAGATCCGGGACTGTTACGCCGCGGTCGGCGTCGTGCACGCGCTGTGGCAGCCGATGGCCGGGCGGTTCAAGGACTACATCGCCCAACCGCGCTTCGGGGTGTACCAGTCGCTGCACACCACCGTGATCGGCCCGGAGGGCAAGCCGCTGGAGGTGCAGATCCGCACCCGCGACATGCACCGCACCGCCGAGTACGGCATCGCCGCGCACTGGCGCTACAAGGAAGCCAAGGGGCGCAACGGCGTTCCGCATCCGCACGGCGCCGCCGAGATCGACGATATGGCGTGGATGCGGCAGCTGCTGGACTGGCAGCGGGAGGCCGCCGACCCGGGCGAATTCCTGGAGTCGCTGCGCTACGACCTGGCCGTCGCCGAGATCTTCGTGTTCACCCCGAAGGGCGACGTGATGACGTTGCCGGCCGGTTCCACTCCGGTGGATTTCGCCTACGCCGTGCACACCGAGGTGGGCCACCGCTGTATCGGCGCACGGGTCAACGGCCGGTTGGTGGCGCTGGAGCGCAAACTCGAAAACGGCGAGGTCGTCGAGGTTTTCACCTCCAAGGCGCCCAATGCCGGACCGTCGCGGGACTGGCAGGGCTTCGTGGTGTCCCCGCGCGCCAAGGCCAAGATCCGGCAGTGGTTCGCCAAGGAACGCCGCGAGGAAGCGCTGGAGTCCGGCAAGGACGCCATCATGCGCGAGGTGCGCCGCGGCGGACTTCCCTTGCAGCGCTTGATGAGTGCGGACTCGATGGGCTTGCTGGCCCGCGAGCTGCGCTACACCGACGTGTCGGCGCTCTACACCGCCGTCGGCGAAGGACACATTTCCGCCCATCACGTGGTGCAGCGGCTGATCGCCCAACTCGGTGGCGCCGACGACGCCGAGGACGAAATCGCCGAGCGGGCCACCCCGTCGAATATCACGGTGCGCCAACGGCGTAACGACGACACCGGCATCGCGGTGCCCGGCGCCCCGGGAACCCTGACCAAGCTGGCCAAGTGCTGCACTCCGGTGCCCGGCGACGCGATCATGGGATTCGTCACCCGAGGTGGGGGAGTCAGCGTGCACCGCACCGACTGCACCAACGCCTCGTCGCTGCAGCAGCAGTCCGAGCGGATCATCGACGTGCAGTGGGCGCCCGGCCCGACGTCGGTGTTCCTGGTCGCCATCCAGGTGGAGGCCCTGGACCGGCACCGTTTGCTTTCCGATGTGACGCGTGTGCTGGCCGACGAGAAGGTCAACATCCTGTCGGCGTCGGTGACCACCTCCGACGACCGGGTGGCGATCAGCCGGTTCACCTTCGAAATGGGCGACCCCAAGCACCTGGGCCACGTGCTCAACGTGGTGCGCAACGTCGAGGGTGTCTACGACGTGTACCGGGTGACTTCCGCCGCTTGA
- the secD gene encoding protein translocase subunit SecD, giving the protein MATAKTTVHPYRWLALFLVLLLGAYLLVFLMGDKRAEPKLGIDLQGGTRVTLTARTPDGSTPSRESLLTAQEIITSRVDGLGVSGSEVVIDGDNLVITVPGTDGSEARNLGQTARLYIRPVVKAWPAAELAAAAEQAGQQPGQVPPAGEAPEGVPAGEPVPDAPAGEVPAGEPTGTPPAQPRPYPLAPEDPSPAPSPAPEQPAADNPEARAEDGSGATDPRKEKAEKIRLAKELRQSTNQNVLLYAGVPFTAMLCGKEDALAGNDDPELPLVTCSQDGQQVYLLDKSIISGEEIADASSGLDPQRGEYVVNVQFKGAAVDTWADFTAANVGTQTAFVLDSQVVSAPQIRGPIPGGNTQITGSFTAATAKQLANVLKYGSLPLSFEASQAETVSPTLGLTSLRAGLIAGAVGLALVLLYSLIYYRALGVLVALSLVASGAMVFALLVLLGRQIGYTLDLAGIAGLIIGIGMTADSFVVFFERIKDEIREGRSWRSAVPRGWTRARKTIVSGNAVTFIAAAVLYVLAIGQVKGFAFTLGLTTILDVLVVFLVTWPLVYLASKSTLFAKPAFNGLGAVQQVARERRNAEAATGRR; this is encoded by the coding sequence GTGGCCACGGCTAAGACGACGGTGCATCCGTACCGCTGGCTAGCCCTGTTTCTGGTCCTGCTGCTCGGCGCGTACCTGCTGGTTTTCCTGATGGGGGACAAGCGTGCGGAGCCGAAGCTGGGCATTGACCTGCAGGGCGGCACCCGGGTGACTTTGACGGCGCGGACGCCGGACGGCTCGACGCCGTCGCGGGAGTCGTTGTTGACCGCGCAGGAGATCATCACCTCTCGCGTCGACGGGCTGGGCGTTTCCGGCTCCGAGGTGGTCATCGACGGCGACAACCTGGTCATCACGGTGCCCGGCACCGACGGCAGCGAGGCCCGCAACCTCGGCCAGACCGCCCGGCTCTACATCCGACCGGTGGTGAAGGCGTGGCCGGCGGCCGAGTTGGCCGCCGCCGCCGAGCAGGCGGGGCAGCAGCCCGGCCAGGTTCCGCCGGCCGGCGAGGCCCCCGAGGGCGTCCCGGCGGGTGAGCCCGTTCCGGATGCCCCCGCGGGTGAGGTCCCGGCGGGTGAGCCGACCGGCACGCCCCCGGCGCAGCCGCGGCCGTACCCGCTGGCCCCGGAGGACCCGAGCCCGGCGCCGTCGCCGGCCCCCGAGCAGCCGGCCGCGGACAACCCCGAGGCGCGCGCCGAGGACGGCTCCGGCGCCACCGATCCGCGCAAGGAGAAGGCGGAGAAGATCCGGCTGGCCAAGGAGCTGCGGCAGTCCACCAACCAGAACGTGCTGCTCTACGCCGGTGTGCCGTTCACCGCCATGCTGTGCGGCAAGGAGGACGCGCTCGCCGGAAACGACGATCCCGAGTTGCCCCTGGTGACCTGTTCTCAGGACGGTCAGCAGGTCTACCTGCTGGACAAGTCGATCATCAGCGGCGAGGAGATCGCCGACGCGTCCTCCGGGCTGGACCCGCAGCGCGGCGAGTACGTGGTCAACGTGCAGTTCAAGGGCGCCGCGGTGGACACCTGGGCGGACTTCACCGCCGCCAACGTCGGCACCCAGACGGCGTTCGTGCTGGACTCGCAGGTGGTCAGCGCCCCGCAGATCCGCGGGCCGATCCCCGGCGGCAACACCCAGATCACCGGCAGCTTCACGGCCGCCACCGCCAAGCAACTCGCCAACGTGCTGAAGTACGGCTCGCTGCCGCTGTCGTTCGAGGCGTCGCAGGCCGAGACGGTCTCGCCGACGCTGGGCTTGACCTCGCTGCGGGCCGGCCTGATCGCCGGCGCGGTGGGCCTGGCCCTGGTGCTGCTGTACTCGCTGATCTACTACCGGGCGCTCGGCGTGCTGGTGGCGTTGTCCCTGGTGGCCTCCGGCGCCATGGTCTTCGCGCTGCTGGTGCTGCTGGGCCGTCAGATCGGCTACACCCTGGACCTGGCCGGCATCGCCGGTCTGATCATCGGCATCGGCATGACCGCGGACTCGTTCGTGGTCTTCTTCGAACGCATCAAGGACGAGATCCGGGAGGGCCGGTCCTGGCGGTCGGCGGTGCCGCGTGGTTGGACCCGCGCCCGCAAGACGATCGTCAGCGGCAACGCGGTGACCTTCATCGCGGCCGCCGTGCTCTACGTGCTGGCCATCGGCCAGGTGAAGGGCTTCGCGTTCACCCTCGGCCTGACCACCATCCTCGATGTGCTGGTGGTGTTCCTGGTGACCTGGCCGCTGGTCTACCTGGCCAGTAAGTCGACGTTGTTCGCCAAGCCGGCCTTCAACGGCCTGGGCGCGGTGCAGCAGGTCGCCCGGGAACGCCGAAACGCCGAAGCTGCGACGGGACGGAGGTAA
- the hisS gene encoding histidine--tRNA ligase: MSQTFSAPKGVPDYLPPDSAGFVAVRDGLLTAARRAGYGDIELPIFEDTALFARGVGESTDVVSKEMYTFSDRGDRSVTLRPEGTAGVMRAVIEHGLDRGALPVKLCYAGPFFRYERPQAGRYRQLQQVGVEAIGVDDPALDAEVIAVADAGFRSLGLTGFRLEITSLGDDSCRPEYRKLLQDFLFALPLDEATRARAEINPLRVLDDKRPEVREMTADAPVMLDHLSAAARTHFDAVLAHLDALRVPYAINPRMVRGLDYYTKTTFEFVHDGLGAQSGIGGGGRYDGLMRQLGGQDLSGIGFGLGVDRTLLALRAEGVEPGPRSRVDVFGVPLGPDAKLALARVAADLRAAGVRVDLAYGDRGMKGAMRAADRSGAAIALVAGDREIAEGNIGLKLLATGEQVDVPLDAVVDEVARRVERRGTSCEELGG, translated from the coding sequence GTGAGCCAAACGTTCTCCGCCCCCAAGGGCGTGCCGGACTACCTGCCGCCGGACTCGGCGGGCTTCGTCGCGGTGCGCGACGGCCTGCTGACCGCTGCGCGCCGCGCCGGTTACGGGGACATCGAGCTGCCGATCTTCGAGGACACCGCGCTGTTCGCGCGCGGCGTCGGCGAGTCCACCGACGTGGTCAGCAAGGAGATGTACACCTTCAGCGACCGCGGCGACCGTTCGGTGACGCTGCGCCCGGAGGGCACCGCCGGGGTGATGCGCGCGGTCATCGAACACGGACTGGACCGGGGCGCGCTGCCGGTCAAACTCTGCTACGCGGGCCCGTTTTTCCGCTACGAACGGCCGCAGGCGGGCCGCTACCGCCAGTTGCAGCAGGTCGGGGTGGAGGCGATCGGCGTCGACGACCCGGCGTTGGACGCCGAGGTCATCGCCGTCGCCGACGCCGGCTTCCGCTCGCTGGGGCTGACCGGGTTCCGGCTGGAGATCACCTCCCTCGGTGACGACAGCTGCCGGCCCGAATACCGGAAACTGCTGCAGGACTTCCTGTTCGCGCTGCCGCTGGATGAGGCCACCCGCGCCCGCGCTGAGATCAACCCGCTGCGGGTGCTCGATGACAAACGCCCCGAGGTCCGCGAGATGACCGCCGACGCGCCGGTGATGCTCGACCACCTCTCCGCGGCGGCGCGCACCCACTTCGACGCGGTGCTCGCGCATCTCGACGCGCTGCGGGTGCCGTACGCGATCAACCCGCGGATGGTGCGCGGGCTGGATTACTACACCAAGACCACCTTCGAGTTCGTGCACGACGGGCTGGGCGCGCAATCCGGCATCGGCGGCGGCGGGCGCTACGACGGCCTGATGCGCCAACTCGGCGGCCAGGACCTGTCCGGCATCGGATTCGGGCTGGGCGTGGACCGCACCCTGCTGGCGCTGCGCGCCGAAGGCGTCGAACCCGGTCCGCGGTCGCGGGTCGACGTGTTCGGCGTGCCGCTGGGCCCGGACGCCAAGCTGGCGCTGGCCCGGGTGGCCGCGGACCTGCGCGCCGCCGGCGTGCGGGTGGATCTGGCCTACGGGGATCGGGGAATGAAGGGCGCGATGCGCGCCGCCGACCGCTCCGGCGCGGCGATCGCGCTGGTCGCCGGCGACCGCGAGATCGCCGAGGGGAACATCGGGCTCAAGCTGCTGGCCACCGGCGAGCAGGTCGACGTGCCGCTGGACGCCGTCGTCGACGAGGTGGCCCGGCGAGTCGAGCGGCGAGGAACGAGCTGCGAAGAGCTCGGTGGCTGA
- the secF gene encoding protein translocase subunit SecF, with product MTETDDGEAEETAAVAVKTTTKPAKRGKDKPAAAAPQQRSFLNRLYTGTGGFDVIGKRKMWYMISAVMLLITIASILVRGFTFGIDFEGGTKVSIPAPESSSVTTEAAEEVFSRTLGFAPESVVEVGSGDSKTVQIRTETLDNDQTTDLTIALFDEFQPLGPDGQPSQQAVSSSDVSPTWGGQITQKMLIALVVFVALVSIYITVRYERYMALSALITMFFDLIITAGVYSLVGFEVTPATVIGLLTILGFSLYDTVIVFDKVEENTEGFEHTTRRTYAEQANLAVNQTFMRSINTSVISALPILALMVIAVWLLGVGTLQDLALIQLVGVIVGTYSSIFVATPLLVSMLERTEKVRNHTRRVLKRRARADKAAESADAEAADESDDTSAEPTAAAAPAKATAGAPSRPSRPTGKRSARRS from the coding sequence ATCACCGAGACCGACGACGGGGAGGCGGAGGAGACCGCCGCCGTCGCGGTGAAGACCACCACCAAGCCGGCCAAGCGCGGCAAGGACAAGCCCGCCGCGGCGGCCCCGCAGCAGCGCAGCTTCCTGAACCGGCTCTACACCGGCACCGGCGGCTTCGACGTCATCGGCAAGCGCAAGATGTGGTACATGATCAGCGCGGTGATGCTGCTCATCACCATCGCGAGCATCCTGGTCCGCGGATTCACCTTCGGCATCGACTTCGAGGGCGGCACCAAGGTGTCCATCCCGGCGCCGGAGTCCTCCTCGGTCACCACCGAGGCCGCCGAAGAGGTGTTCAGCCGGACGCTCGGCTTCGCGCCGGAATCGGTCGTGGAGGTCGGCAGCGGCGATTCGAAGACCGTTCAGATCCGCACCGAGACGCTGGACAACGACCAGACCACCGATCTGACGATCGCGCTGTTCGACGAGTTCCAGCCACTGGGCCCCGACGGGCAGCCCAGTCAGCAGGCGGTCAGCAGCTCGGACGTGTCACCCACCTGGGGCGGGCAGATCACCCAGAAGATGCTGATCGCGCTGGTGGTGTTCGTGGCGCTGGTGAGCATCTACATCACCGTGCGCTACGAGCGGTACATGGCCCTCTCGGCGCTGATCACCATGTTCTTCGACCTCATCATCACCGCCGGGGTGTACTCCCTGGTCGGCTTCGAGGTCACCCCGGCGACCGTCATCGGGCTGCTCACCATCCTCGGCTTCTCGCTGTATGACACGGTCATCGTGTTCGACAAGGTGGAGGAGAACACCGAGGGCTTCGAGCACACCACCCGTCGCACCTACGCCGAGCAGGCGAACCTGGCGGTCAACCAGACCTTCATGCGCTCGATCAACACCAGCGTCATCTCGGCGCTGCCGATCCTGGCGCTGATGGTCATCGCGGTGTGGCTGCTCGGGGTCGGCACCCTGCAGGACCTGGCGCTGATCCAGCTGGTCGGCGTGATCGTCGGGACCTACTCGTCGATCTTCGTCGCGACGCCGCTGCTGGTGTCGATGCTGGAACGCACCGAGAAGGTCCGCAATCACACCCGCCGGGTGCTCAAGCGCCGGGCGCGCGCGGACAAGGCCGCCGAGAGCGCCGACGCCGAAGCGGCCGACGAGTCCGACGACACCTCCGCGGAGCCCACCGCGGCCGCCGCCCCGGCGAAGGCCACCGCAGGCGCGCCCAGCCGTCCCAGCAGGCCCACCGGCAAGCGTTCCGCCCGCCGGAGTTAG
- a CDS encoding ABC transporter substrate-binding protein, which yields MAARRTRLACCAALATAVIASGVSACGGNAGMVDYAVGGMVDTYNVNTVDGAASAGPQAFARVLTGFSYHGPDGQVVADHDFGTVSVVGRAPMVLDYVISDSAVYSDGVPVTCDDLVLAWAAQSGVFTGFDAASRAGYADIARVECQPGAKNARVTFADNRAVTDYMQLFTATSMMPAHVLSDQLGFGVTEAIQAGDRPKVGQIADAWNTTWALTPGVDVTAFPSSGPYRLAEVTPDGAVILMANERWWGPKPVTKQVTVWPRSADIQDRLNLGDVDVVDVSAGASGVLSVPEDFTRMESPSAGIQQLIFAPVGPLAVIPSRRALSLCVPREEIARDAGVPVSNARLNAAAEDAFTPIENVPESAPFARGDVAAAKTALGGQELRVRIGYQAPNARLATVVGAIARSCAAAGITVEDASDPSITPGSLASGAIDALLSGDGGAVGSGSTGSSAMDAYQFVSGNGNNLPRYLNPVVDGVVRDLVVTTDAKEIARLLRDGDVALWKDMPTLPLYRHQRMLLTGKDMSGVSSSPTRWGAGWNMDRWQRA from the coding sequence ATGGCAGCGCGACGCACCCGACTGGCCTGCTGCGCGGCGTTGGCGACGGCGGTTATCGCCTCCGGCGTCAGCGCGTGCGGCGGCAACGCCGGCATGGTGGATTACGCGGTCGGCGGGATGGTGGACACCTACAACGTCAACACCGTCGACGGCGCAGCGTCGGCCGGGCCGCAGGCCTTCGCCCGGGTGCTCACCGGGTTCAGCTACCACGGGCCCGACGGCCAGGTGGTCGCCGACCACGACTTCGGCACGGTGTCCGTCGTCGGCCGCGCCCCGATGGTGCTCGACTACGTCATCTCCGATTCGGCGGTCTACTCCGACGGCGTCCCGGTCACCTGCGACGATCTGGTGCTCGCCTGGGCGGCCCAGTCCGGGGTGTTCACCGGATTCGACGCCGCCAGCCGGGCCGGCTACGCCGACATCGCGCGCGTCGAATGCCAGCCGGGCGCCAAGAACGCGCGGGTCACCTTCGCCGACAACCGCGCGGTCACCGACTACATGCAGCTGTTCACCGCGACGTCGATGATGCCCGCGCACGTGCTGTCCGACCAGCTCGGATTCGGCGTCACCGAGGCCATCCAGGCCGGTGACCGGCCCAAGGTGGGCCAGATCGCCGACGCCTGGAACACCACCTGGGCGCTGACCCCGGGCGTCGACGTCACCGCCTTCCCGTCGTCGGGGCCCTACCGGCTGGCCGAGGTCACCCCGGACGGCGCGGTCATCCTGATGGCCAATGAGCGCTGGTGGGGGCCCAAACCGGTGACCAAGCAGGTGACGGTGTGGCCGCGCAGCGCCGACATCCAGGACCGGCTCAACCTCGGCGACGTCGACGTCGTCGATGTGTCCGCGGGAGCCTCCGGCGTGCTGTCGGTGCCGGAGGACTTCACCCGGATGGAATCCCCGTCGGCGGGCATCCAGCAGCTGATCTTCGCGCCGGTGGGCCCGTTGGCGGTCATCCCGTCGCGGCGCGCGCTGTCGCTGTGCGTCCCGCGCGAGGAGATCGCCCGCGACGCCGGGGTCCCGGTGTCCAACGCCCGGCTCAACGCCGCCGCCGAGGACGCCTTCACCCCGATCGAGAATGTGCCCGAGTCCGCGCCGTTCGCCCGCGGGGACGTCGCGGCCGCCAAGACCGCGCTCGGCGGCCAGGAGCTGCGGGTGCGGATCGGCTACCAGGCCCCCAACGCGCGGCTGGCCACCGTCGTCGGCGCCATCGCCCGGTCCTGCGCGGCCGCCGGCATCACCGTCGAGGACGCCTCGGACCCGTCCATCACCCCGGGCAGCCTGGCCAGTGGCGCCATCGACGCGTTGCTGTCCGGCGACGGCGGCGCGGTCGGCTCCGGATCGACTGGCTCCTCGGCCATGGACGCCTACCAGTTCGTCAGCGGCAACGGCAACAACCTGCCGCGCTACCTCAACCCGGTGGTCGACGGGGTGGTCCGGGATCTGGTGGTCACCACCGACGCCAAGGAGATCGCCCGGCTGCTGCGCGACGGCGACGTCGCGCTGTGGAAGGACATGCCGACGCTGCCGCTGTACCGGCACCAGCGCATGCTGCTGACCGGCAAGGACATGTCGGGGGTGAGTTCGAGCCCGACCCGCTGGGGCGCCGGCTGGAACATGGACCGCTGGCAGCGCGCGTGA
- a CDS encoding MBL fold metallo-hydrolase: MLISGFASGLFDTNCYVLAAAAGGPALVVDPGEDSIGTLEYYFAANDWAPAAVLLTHGHPGHSAAAYDLSAGWNIPVYIHAEDRPLLAAQEFGEPEIVVEVSDGQVLTVGGIDVAVDLIGGHTDGSVAYRVHAGDAFDPVQVVFSGDTLMCRELGHDCDEPGETADEVLAEIARRQLVQAVGAKMLVLEDKTVVMPGHGQSTTIGAERRANPHLKDCS; the protein is encoded by the coding sequence GTGCTGATCTCGGGTTTCGCATCGGGTCTGTTCGACACCAACTGTTACGTGCTGGCGGCCGCCGCGGGCGGCCCGGCACTGGTCGTCGACCCGGGGGAGGACTCGATCGGAACCCTGGAGTACTACTTCGCCGCCAACGATTGGGCCCCGGCGGCGGTGCTGCTCACCCACGGCCACCCCGGGCACAGCGCGGCGGCCTACGACCTGTCGGCGGGCTGGAACATCCCGGTCTACATCCATGCCGAGGACCGCCCGCTGCTGGCCGCCCAGGAATTCGGCGAACCCGAGATCGTCGTCGAAGTGTCCGACGGTCAGGTGCTGACCGTCGGCGGGATCGACGTCGCCGTCGACCTGATCGGCGGGCACACCGACGGATCGGTGGCCTATCGGGTCCACGCCGGTGACGCGTTCGACCCGGTGCAGGTGGTCTTCAGCGGCGACACCCTGATGTGCCGGGAGCTCGGGCACGACTGCGACGAACCGGGCGAAACGGCCGACGAGGTGCTCGCCGAGATAGCCCGCCGCCAACTCGTGCAGGCCGTTGGCGCCAAAATGTTGGTGCTCGAGGACAAGACCGTCGTCATGCCCGGCCACGGTCAGTCCACCACCATCGGCGCCGAGCGGCGCGCCAATCCGCACCTCAAGGACTGCTCGTGA
- a CDS encoding FAD-dependent oxidoreductase: MTERTTCAVVGGGPAGMMLGLILARCGVDVTVFEKHADFLRDFRGDTVHPSTLTLLDELGLFEQFDALPHSRLERVELPIGDTVVTPVDFSRLPVAHPYIAMAPQWDFLNLLAKAGENEPHFTLRMSTEVTGLLKDGSTVIGVRYRGPDGDGELRADLTVACDGRSSLLRAAAGLTPRSYPVPFDVWWFRLPRADEADYSLLPRTMPGRAIIMIPRVGYFQIAYLIPKGADAQLRARGLDSLRAELSVLAPECDAASIDDWDDVKLLNVQLNELPRWYGDGLLCIGDAAHAMSPAGGVGVNLAIQDAVAAAGLLWRPLRDGTVGEADLAAVQRRRGLQTRAVQFVQRMIHRVLLKPVLAGRDITAPNPAIRLGAAVLRRFPAIAGIPARVVGLGLRPEHVPEPARR, translated from the coding sequence GTGACCGAACGGACGACCTGCGCGGTCGTCGGCGGTGGCCCGGCCGGGATGATGCTCGGGTTGATCCTGGCCCGCTGCGGGGTGGATGTGACGGTGTTCGAGAAGCACGCCGACTTCCTCCGCGATTTCCGCGGCGACACCGTGCACCCGTCGACGCTGACGCTGCTCGACGAGCTGGGCCTGTTCGAGCAGTTCGACGCGCTGCCGCACAGCCGGTTGGAGCGCGTCGAGTTGCCGATCGGTGACACCGTGGTCACTCCGGTGGATTTCAGCAGGTTGCCGGTCGCGCACCCGTACATCGCGATGGCCCCGCAGTGGGACTTCCTCAATCTGCTGGCGAAGGCGGGCGAGAACGAGCCGCATTTCACCCTGCGGATGAGCACCGAGGTCACCGGGCTGCTGAAGGACGGCAGCACGGTGATCGGCGTGCGCTACCGGGGGCCGGACGGTGACGGCGAATTGCGCGCCGACCTGACGGTGGCGTGCGACGGACGGTCCTCGCTGCTGCGCGCCGCGGCCGGGCTGACGCCCCGCAGCTATCCGGTGCCGTTCGACGTGTGGTGGTTCCGGCTGCCGCGCGCCGACGAGGCCGATTACTCGCTGCTGCCGCGCACCATGCCGGGTCGGGCGATCATCATGATCCCGCGGGTGGGCTACTTCCAGATCGCCTACCTGATCCCGAAGGGCGCCGACGCACAGCTGCGGGCCCGTGGACTGGACTCGCTGCGCGCGGAGTTGTCCGTGCTGGCCCCGGAATGCGACGCCGCCTCGATCGATGACTGGGACGATGTGAAGCTGCTGAATGTGCAGCTCAACGAGCTGCCGCGGTGGTACGGCGACGGGCTGCTGTGCATCGGCGACGCCGCGCACGCGATGTCCCCGGCCGGTGGGGTCGGGGTGAACCTGGCCATTCAGGACGCGGTCGCCGCGGCCGGCCTGCTGTGGCGACCGCTGCGGGACGGGACGGTCGGCGAGGCCGATCTGGCGGCCGTGCAGCGTCGCCGCGGGCTGCAGACCCGCGCGGTGCAATTCGTGCAGCGGATGATCCATCGTGTCCTGCTGAAGCCGGTGCTCGCGGGCCGCGACATCACCGCGCCCAATCCCGCCATCAGGCTCGGCGCGGCGGTGCTGCGCCGGTTCCCGGCGATCGCGGGGATCCCGGCTCGGGTCGTGGGGCTCGGCCTGCGTCCCGAGCACGTGCCGGAGCCGGCCAGGCGGTAG
- a CDS encoding adenine phosphoribosyltransferase: MTRLNAAQRLIDELTRTVADFPAPGVRFKDLTPVLADGDGLAAVTDALAEVTDGADLIAGIDARGFLVGAAVATRLGVGMLAVRKGGKLPPPVRRCEYQLEYGSAVLEIPADGIDLAGRTVWIIDDVLATGGTLGAAGSLLDSAGANVAGAAVVLELPALGGRRAVAPMPVTALSVDPRD, from the coding sequence GTGACGCGACTTAATGCCGCGCAGCGCTTGATCGATGAGCTGACCCGCACCGTCGCCGACTTCCCGGCGCCGGGCGTGCGGTTCAAGGATCTGACCCCGGTGCTCGCCGACGGCGACGGGCTGGCCGCGGTCACCGACGCGCTGGCCGAGGTCACCGACGGCGCGGACCTGATCGCCGGGATCGACGCCCGCGGCTTCCTGGTTGGCGCGGCGGTCGCCACCCGGCTCGGGGTCGGCATGCTGGCGGTGCGCAAGGGCGGCAAGCTCCCGCCGCCGGTCCGCCGGTGCGAGTACCAGCTGGAATACGGCTCGGCGGTGCTGGAGATCCCCGCCGACGGCATCGATTTGGCCGGTCGCACGGTCTGGATCATCGATGACGTGCTGGCCACCGGAGGCACTCTCGGCGCGGCCGGATCGTTGCTGGATTCGGCGGGCGCGAACGTCGCGGGCGCCGCGGTGGTGCTGGAGTTGCCGGCGTTGGGCGGGCGACGCGCGGTCGCGCCGATGCCGGTCACCGCGCTCAGTGTCGACCCCAGGGATTAG